One Tolypothrix bouteillei VB521301 DNA window includes the following coding sequences:
- a CDS encoding cytochrome P450 — MQIPEVEKHPLSFHLIRMALDPLNHLDALSKRYGDIFTIMFGSTPAVFVSHPEGIKQIFTNTKDIKAPGELNRDMVLMTGQQGILQLDGSRHKHRRKLLMPAFHGARMQAYAQQICDLTEKAIAQYPIGKSFLAYPTIESITLQISMQVVLGLHKGERFTKLQHFLPAVLHHMRSPLMQICFGLPFLQKDLGHWSPWGYLLYLRQEIYQHLDAEVKERRCDASLQQEETDILSELISAHNEAGEPIANEEVRDLLLSPLFAAQDASGVAIAWLLYWIHRLPKVRDQLLKELDSLGECPDPMSIIELPYLSAVCQEALRIYPTQLFTFPRRVESPVELMGYELSPGTLLFGCIYLTHQREELYPQPKQFQPERFLERQFSTYEFLPFGGGVRSCIGATFALFEMKLVLATILSRYHLALVNKRPEQPRFEGLMCYPASGVKMKVLSQLQYQEKRIGTTTIPQEGQKCNALN; from the coding sequence ATGCAAATACCAGAAGTAGAAAAACATCCCCTCTCGTTTCACCTTATTAGAATGGCGCTCGATCCCCTTAACCATCTCGATGCTCTTAGTAAGCGCTATGGGGACATTTTCACGATAATGTTTGGTTCTACACCCGCAGTATTCGTGAGTCATCCAGAAGGAATTAAGCAAATTTTTACTAATACAAAAGATATTAAAGCCCCTGGTGAGTTAAATCGAGATATGGTTTTGATGACAGGGCAACAAGGAATACTTCAGCTTGATGGCTCCCGCCACAAACATCGACGTAAGCTGTTGATGCCAGCTTTCCATGGTGCTCGCATGCAAGCCTACGCACAGCAAATTTGTGACCTTACAGAAAAAGCGATCGCTCAGTATCCTATAGGTAAATCTTTCTTAGCCTACCCAACTATCGAATCTATTACCCTACAAATAAGTATGCAGGTGGTACTGGGTTTACATAAGGGTGAACGCTTTACCAAACTTCAGCACTTTCTTCCTGCTGTACTCCACCACATGCGTTCGCCTTTGATGCAAATCTGCTTTGGGTTGCCCTTCTTGCAAAAAGATTTAGGTCATTGGAGCCCGTGGGGATACCTTCTTTACCTACGGCAAGAAATTTACCAACATCTCGACGCTGAAGTTAAAGAACGCCGCTGTGACGCATCTCTACAACAAGAGGAGACTGACATATTATCTGAATTAATCTCCGCCCATAATGAAGCGGGTGAGCCAATCGCAAATGAAGAGGTGCGAGATTTATTGCTCTCGCCGCTATTTGCTGCTCAAGATGCATCAGGAGTAGCGATCGCTTGGTTACTGTACTGGATTCATCGTTTACCTAAAGTCCGCGACCAATTGCTTAAAGAACTTGATAGCCTTGGTGAATGCCCAGATCCAATGAGCATAATTGAACTGCCTTACCTGAGTGCTGTCTGTCAAGAAGCTCTACGAATTTACCCAACTCAGTTGTTTACATTTCCACGAAGAGTAGAATCACCAGTTGAGTTGATGGGCTATGAGTTAAGTCCAGGAACTCTACTCTTTGGCTGTATTTATCTGACGCATCAGCGTGAGGAGTTATACCCGCAGCCAAAACAATTTCAGCCAGAACGCTTTCTTGAAAGACAATTTTCGACATATGAGTTTTTGCCGTTTGGTGGAGGTGTTCGTAGTTGTATTGGTGCAACTTTTGCTCTATTTGAAATGAAGCTAGTCTTGGCAACAATTCTTTCACGATACCATTTAGCACTCGTTAATAAACGACCAGAACAACCAAGATTTGAAGGTTTGATGTGTTATCCCGCTAGTGGAGTAAAGATGAAGGTGCTAAGTCAACTTCAATATCAAGAAAAAAGAATAGGTACAACGACCATTCCACAAGAAGGTCAAAAATGTAATGCATTAAATTAA